A genomic window from bacterium includes:
- a CDS encoding ABC transporter permease has protein sequence MLAYIARRLGAMIPTLFFVSIVCFIIIQLPPGDFLTSLAANAASSGSGADAAAMANLRHQYGLDQPKYVRYVKWIAGFPRGDFGYSFEWKRPVAELIAGRLGLTMALSLLSLALMWVIAVPVGIYSATHKYSGLDHLLTFVTFGGLSIPDFLLGLVYLFVGIFVFGASLSGLSAPELAEAPWSAAKVLDLANRLFWPALILGAGGTAQLVRILRGSMLEVTGQQFVRTARAKGLPERVVINRHAVRVAINPLISVMGMQLPQLISGATILGIVLSIPTTGPMLIRALTSQDMYLAGTFLLFLSLMLMLGNLLADVALAFMDPRIRYQ, from the coding sequence CGCTGTTCTTCGTCTCGATCGTCTGCTTCATCATCATCCAGCTGCCCCCGGGCGACTTCCTCACGTCGCTCGCGGCCAACGCCGCGAGCTCCGGGTCGGGCGCAGACGCGGCGGCGATGGCGAACCTCCGCCACCAGTACGGGCTCGACCAGCCGAAGTACGTGCGCTATGTCAAGTGGATCGCCGGCTTTCCGCGCGGCGACTTCGGCTATTCGTTCGAGTGGAAGCGGCCGGTGGCCGAGTTGATCGCGGGCCGGCTCGGGCTAACCATGGCCCTCTCGCTGCTCTCGCTGGCGCTCATGTGGGTCATCGCCGTCCCGGTCGGCATCTACTCGGCCACGCACAAGTACTCGGGCCTGGATCACCTGCTGACCTTCGTCACGTTCGGCGGCCTGTCGATTCCCGATTTCCTGCTCGGACTGGTGTATCTCTTTGTCGGCATCTTCGTCTTCGGCGCCTCGCTGAGCGGGCTCTCGGCCCCGGAGCTGGCGGAGGCGCCGTGGTCGGCCGCCAAGGTGCTCGACCTCGCGAACCGCCTGTTCTGGCCGGCCCTCATCCTCGGCGCGGGCGGCACGGCGCAACTGGTCCGGATCCTGCGCGGGAGCATGCTCGAGGTCACGGGCCAGCAGTTCGTCCGCACGGCCCGCGCGAAGGGGCTTCCGGAGCGGGTCGTGATCAACCGGCACGCCGTCCGGGTGGCAATCAACCCGCTCATCAGCGTCATGGGGATGCAGCTGCCCCAGCTGATCTCCGGCGCGACGATCCTCGGCATCGTGCTCTCCATCCCGACCACGGGCCCGATGCTCATCCGCGCGCTCACGAGCCAGGACATGTACCTTGCCGGGACGTTCCTGTTGTTCCTAAGCCTGATGCTGATGCTGGGGAACCTCCTGGCGGACGTGGCGCTGGCGTTCATGGATCCGCGCATCCGGTACCAATGA
- a CDS encoding ABC transporter permease → MSALEGMEVEAALPGTPAAVAAATPAARSGVSRRQLVWRRFLRSRAALAGGAVVALFYVMALCADFLAPYTVDQRFIQYLYLPPQAPHFSPRLGFYVDGITSKVDQNTLLTTFAPDGRRRIPVRFFVHGEPYRMAGLIASDVHLFGVADPDMGVFLAGTDRQGRDMLSRLLIGSQMSLTIGLVGVALSLVIGSVLGVVSGYYGGPIDELVQRGIEVIRSFPAIPLWMALTAALPQHWPPERVYFAITVILSVIGWTWLARQLRGRVLALRDEEFVTAARVMGASDARIIFRHLLPQVFGLIVVIATLAMPGMILAETALSFLNLGLRPPLTSWGVLLQEAQNLESLRHYPWLLSPAVFISITVLAFNFFGDGLRDAADPYSA, encoded by the coding sequence ATGAGCGCGCTCGAGGGGATGGAGGTGGAGGCCGCGCTCCCCGGCACACCGGCCGCGGTTGCCGCCGCGACGCCCGCCGCACGGTCGGGCGTGTCCCGGCGGCAGCTGGTGTGGCGGCGGTTCCTCCGCAGCCGCGCCGCGCTCGCCGGGGGGGCCGTCGTGGCGCTGTTCTACGTCATGGCCCTGTGCGCGGACTTCCTGGCGCCCTACACGGTGGATCAGCGGTTCATTCAGTATCTCTATCTCCCGCCGCAGGCCCCGCACTTCAGCCCGCGGCTCGGCTTCTACGTCGACGGCATCACGTCGAAGGTCGATCAGAACACCCTGCTCACCACGTTTGCCCCGGACGGCCGCCGCCGGATCCCGGTCCGCTTCTTCGTCCACGGCGAACCGTACCGGATGGCCGGCCTGATCGCGTCGGACGTGCACCTCTTCGGCGTCGCGGATCCGGACATGGGGGTCTTTCTCGCGGGCACGGACCGGCAGGGGCGCGACATGCTGTCGCGGCTCCTGATCGGCAGCCAGATGTCGCTCACGATCGGCCTCGTGGGCGTGGCGCTCAGCCTCGTCATCGGCTCGGTCCTGGGCGTCGTGTCCGGCTACTACGGGGGCCCGATCGACGAGCTCGTCCAACGCGGAATCGAGGTCATCCGCTCGTTTCCGGCGATCCCGCTGTGGATGGCGCTGACCGCGGCGCTCCCCCAGCACTGGCCGCCGGAGCGCGTGTACTTCGCGATCACGGTGATCCTGTCGGTGATCGGCTGGACGTGGCTGGCGCGCCAGCTCCGCGGCCGGGTGCTCGCGCTGCGGGACGAGGAGTTCGTCACGGCGGCCCGGGTGATGGGCGCGAGCGATGCGCGGATCATCTTCCGGCACCTGCTGCCCCAGGTGTTCGGGCTCATCGTGGTCATCGCCACACTTGCGATGCCCGGCATGATCCTGGCGGAGACGGCGCTGTCGTTCCTGAACCTCGGACTGCGGCCGCCGCTCACGAGCTGGGGGGTGCTGCTGCAGGAAGCGCAGAATTTGGAATCCCTGCGGCACTACCCGTGGCTGCTGAGCCCGGCCGTGTTCATCTCGATCACGGTCTTGGCGTTCAACTTCTTCGGCGACGGCCTCCGCGACGCGGCGGACCCGTACTCCGCGTAG
- a CDS encoding enolase C-terminal domain-like protein gives MRIEDVRVIRFRYTSRVVRDAEGHGHPGPAHEAVQTLTVVQAESGIDGYCFGGSEALAAAARPILVGQHPLDRERIWQTLRRHQRLAGDVLTDRGIAVLDVALWDLAGRLAHVPISRLLGGFRTRVPAYASTMCGDDLPGGLNSPEAYAEFAVGLVERGYPAIKLHTWMPPLGPDPKRDVAACRAVRDRVGPGVRLMLDCFHDYSRTEALYIGRALEELDFYWFEEPMDEHNVSSYVWLADQLRIPLVGPETAEGKMFTRAEWILRGASDISRYSANLGGITPMLKAIHLCESLGVPLEVHGGGAANLQVLGAMGFPGEYYERGLLHPFLDYETATPWLTEVIDPLDHDGSVRISEKPGLGQDIDWEYIEQHRLDA, from the coding sequence ATGCGGATCGAAGACGTCCGGGTGATCCGGTTCCGCTACACGTCGCGCGTGGTGCGCGATGCGGAGGGCCACGGCCACCCTGGGCCCGCCCACGAGGCGGTCCAGACCCTGACCGTCGTCCAGGCCGAGAGCGGGATCGACGGCTACTGCTTTGGTGGCAGCGAGGCGCTCGCCGCCGCGGCCCGGCCGATCCTGGTGGGGCAGCATCCCCTCGACCGCGAGCGCATCTGGCAGACCCTGCGCCGCCACCAGCGTCTCGCCGGCGACGTGCTGACCGACCGCGGGATCGCCGTGCTCGACGTCGCGCTGTGGGACCTCGCCGGCCGGCTCGCGCACGTGCCGATCTCGCGGCTGCTCGGCGGCTTCCGCACCCGGGTGCCCGCGTACGCCAGCACCATGTGCGGGGATGATCTCCCCGGCGGGTTGAATTCGCCGGAGGCGTACGCGGAGTTCGCCGTGGGACTCGTCGAGCGGGGCTACCCCGCGATCAAGCTGCACACCTGGATGCCCCCGCTCGGCCCCGACCCCAAACGAGACGTCGCCGCCTGCCGGGCGGTGCGGGACCGGGTGGGCCCCGGCGTGCGTCTCATGCTCGACTGCTTCCACGACTACAGCCGGACAGAGGCGCTGTACATCGGGCGCGCGCTCGAGGAGCTCGACTTCTACTGGTTCGAGGAGCCGATGGACGAGCACAACGTCAGCTCGTACGTGTGGCTCGCGGACCAGCTCCGCATCCCGCTTGTGGGCCCGGAGACCGCCGAGGGGAAGATGTTTACCCGGGCGGAGTGGATCCTGCGCGGCGCTTCCGACATCAGCCGCTACTCCGCGAACCTCGGCGGGATTACGCCCATGCTCAAGGCGATCCACCTCTGCGAGTCGCTCGGCGTGCCGCTCGAAGTGCACGGCGGCGGCGCCGCGAATCTGCAGGTGCTCGGAGCCATGGGCTTTCCCGGCGAGTACTATGAACGGGGATTGCTGCACCCGTTTCTCGACTACGAAACCGCCACCCCGTGGCTCACCGAGGTGATCGACCCACTCGACCACGACGGCTCCGTCCGGATCTCCGAGAAACCCGGGCTCGGCCAGGACATCGACTGGGAGTACATCGAGCAACACCGCCTCGACGCGTGA
- a CDS encoding ABC transporter ATP-binding protein produces MHASLAATDVARAFGRHRVLRGVTFRAHPGEMIGIVGENGAGKTTLLRILAGLLPASHGHVEVHGRLGYCPQEPQVHAALTVAQNLEWFAAAYRLDRTAPADALLERLALQQFRHALVRDLSGGTRQKLNLVLALMHTPTVLLLDEPYQGFDWETYQRFWALAEEYRGAGQTVVIISHLFYELARFDRVLRLQDGVLTAERGA; encoded by the coding sequence ATGCACGCCTCGCTGGCCGCCACGGACGTCGCCCGGGCGTTCGGCCGTCACCGCGTGCTGCGGGGGGTCACCTTCCGCGCGCACCCCGGCGAGATGATCGGCATCGTCGGCGAAAACGGCGCTGGCAAGACGACGCTGCTGCGCATCCTCGCCGGCCTGCTGCCGGCCTCGCACGGGCACGTGGAGGTCCACGGCCGCCTGGGGTACTGCCCCCAGGAGCCGCAGGTGCACGCCGCGCTGACGGTGGCCCAAAACCTCGAGTGGTTCGCCGCCGCGTACCGGCTCGACCGCACGGCGCCGGCCGACGCGCTTCTCGAGCGCCTGGCGTTGCAGCAATTCCGGCACGCGCTGGTGCGGGACCTGAGCGGCGGGACCCGCCAGAAGCTGAACCTCGTGCTCGCGCTGATGCACACGCCGACCGTCCTGCTGCTCGACGAGCCGTACCAAGGATTCGATTGGGAGACGTACCAGCGGTTTTGGGCGCTGGCCGAAGAATACCGCGGCGCCGGCCAGACGGTGGTGATCATCTCGCACCTCTTCTACGAGCTGGCGCGCTTCGACCGCGTGCTGCGGCTCCAGGACGGCGTGCTGACGGCGGAACGCGGCGCGTGA
- a CDS encoding ExsB family protein, with the protein MDTPVAPDASGLRNRLLEDIRTTAAGRPVVVAFSGGLDSTVAAALARDALGPGHVLLVTVNMGPYAYARGNEIVLEVAESLGLQQRCLLGQYRQHRVQAAGPACNRCTREIKLGMVKAASAGRLVLTGANRSDTWGQLGLRVCNGYYAPLLDLGKPEIRALADAMGVRPPRIGEHPGREGCKLKHLLKPLVSPDYHGQAVARANEVVLRVLREAGVAADLANVKIIGPLGRNIGLVNVRPIPGPEIRARLCAALGALPELAEVHVVDGPITLVAKANPSILHDAHARHWIERGRLAPDFAAPIRVDWQPTTNRRLGTFHIVGFRAGIAA; encoded by the coding sequence GTGGACACGCCCGTCGCCCCGGACGCCTCCGGCCTCCGGAACCGGCTGCTCGAGGACATCCGCACCACCGCGGCCGGCCGGCCGGTCGTGGTCGCCTTTAGCGGCGGCCTCGACAGCACCGTGGCGGCAGCCCTGGCACGCGACGCCCTCGGCCCCGGACACGTGCTGCTCGTCACCGTCAACATGGGGCCGTACGCCTACGCGCGCGGCAACGAGATCGTGCTCGAGGTCGCGGAGTCCCTCGGGCTGCAGCAGCGGTGCCTGCTCGGCCAGTACCGGCAGCACCGCGTGCAGGCCGCGGGGCCGGCGTGCAATCGCTGCACGCGCGAGATCAAACTCGGCATGGTCAAGGCCGCGTCCGCCGGGCGGCTCGTGCTCACCGGGGCAAACCGCAGCGACACGTGGGGCCAGTTGGGTCTCAGGGTCTGCAACGGCTACTACGCACCCCTGCTGGATCTCGGCAAGCCGGAGATCCGCGCGCTCGCCGACGCGATGGGCGTGCGGCCGCCGCGGATCGGCGAGCACCCGGGCCGCGAGGGATGCAAACTGAAGCATCTGCTCAAACCGCTCGTCTCGCCCGACTACCACGGACAGGCGGTGGCCCGGGCCAACGAGGTGGTGCTGCGGGTGCTCCGAGAGGCCGGCGTCGCCGCGGACCTCGCGAACGTGAAGATCATCGGGCCGCTCGGGCGCAACATCGGCCTCGTCAACGTGCGGCCGATCCCGGGACCGGAGATCCGGGCCCGGCTGTGCGCGGCCCTCGGAGCGCTCCCCGAGCTCGCGGAAGTCCACGTCGTGGACGGGCCGATCACGCTGGTGGCGAAGGCCAACCCGTCGATTCTGCACGACGCCCACGCCCGGCACTGGATCGAGCGCGGCCGCCTGGCGCCGGACTTCGCCGCCCCGATCCGGGTGGACTGGCAGCCGACGACCAACCGGCGGCTGGGCACGTTCCACATCGTCGGGTTCCGCGCCGGCATCGCAGCCTGA
- a CDS encoding extracellular solute-binding protein, translated as MRRRIWGALAAAVLVAGLWPAAVVGQGTAAMTFWSWRGEDRAFYEGMIKKFEAQNPGVSIQFQTYKPTEYATVLSAAMQAGKGPDIVHLRAYGALQPFARPEFLVPLDDKVPELKTFSRQWLDGARSQADHKVYGVPFAVQALVIFYNKKLLARAGVQPAAWTWDQFLGALRTLHDKGTTPLANGGKEGWTLEIAMGVVAPNFYGGSNFYEAVTRGQTTFRSPQFTGALAKMGELRPYLPQGYMGVSYTDMQQLFINEQAAMFVGGIWELGYFQSQNSSLDIGVMPGPVAKAGDTPWVSSYDDGNYGVNAKTPHMAEAIKFIRFTAAREWGQAFTDQLKQISAVPGVQVHDPRLQQVVVWMRHATPYIMLVGFRWKNPTGSELIQNDLQGMFAGKLTPQQVGDDVTRGLATWFPPFAGR; from the coding sequence ATGCGTAGGCGGATCTGGGGGGCGCTGGCCGCGGCGGTGCTGGTGGCCGGCCTCTGGCCGGCCGCGGTCGTCGGTCAGGGGACGGCCGCGATGACGTTCTGGAGCTGGCGGGGCGAAGACCGGGCGTTTTACGAGGGCATGATCAAGAAGTTCGAAGCGCAGAACCCCGGGGTGTCGATCCAATTCCAGACGTACAAGCCCACCGAATACGCCACGGTCCTGTCGGCGGCGATGCAGGCCGGCAAGGGCCCGGACATCGTACATCTCCGCGCGTACGGGGCGTTGCAGCCGTTCGCCCGGCCCGAGTTCCTGGTTCCGCTCGACGACAAGGTCCCCGAGCTGAAGACGTTCTCCCGCCAGTGGCTGGACGGCGCCCGCTCGCAGGCGGACCACAAGGTCTACGGCGTGCCGTTCGCCGTGCAGGCGCTCGTCATCTTCTATAACAAGAAGCTGCTGGCCCGGGCCGGCGTGCAGCCGGCGGCCTGGACGTGGGACCAGTTCCTCGGCGCCCTGCGCACGCTCCACGATAAGGGCACCACGCCGCTGGCAAACGGCGGGAAGGAAGGCTGGACGCTCGAGATCGCGATGGGCGTCGTCGCGCCGAACTTCTATGGGGGCTCGAACTTCTACGAAGCCGTGACGCGCGGGCAGACGACGTTCCGGAGCCCGCAGTTTACCGGCGCGCTCGCCAAGATGGGAGAGCTCCGGCCCTACCTGCCCCAGGGGTACATGGGCGTGTCCTACACCGACATGCAGCAGCTCTTCATCAACGAGCAGGCGGCGATGTTCGTGGGCGGGATCTGGGAGCTCGGCTACTTCCAGAGCCAGAACTCGTCACTCGACATCGGTGTGATGCCGGGGCCGGTGGCGAAGGCGGGCGACACCCCGTGGGTCAGCAGTTACGACGACGGCAACTACGGCGTGAACGCCAAGACCCCCCACATGGCGGAGGCGATCAAGTTCATCCGGTTCACCGCGGCGCGGGAGTGGGGCCAGGCGTTTACCGATCAGCTCAAGCAGATCTCGGCCGTGCCGGGCGTGCAAGTGCACGACCCCCGGCTCCAGCAGGTGGTCGTCTGGATGCGCCACGCCACGCCGTACATCATGCTCGTCGGCTTCCGCTGGAAGAACCCGACCGGGAGCGAGCTGATTCAAAACGACCTGCAGGGGATGTTCGCGGGCAAACTGACCCCGCAGCAGGTCGGGGACGACGTGACGCGGGGCCTGGCGACCTGGTTCCCGCCCTTCGCCGGACGGTGA
- a CDS encoding sugar ABC transporter permease, which yields MWVAACLAPALLLFSAFVAYPVLTAMAYAFARWDGIVRVGFAGFENFHRLLAQYPYRDRMTGAFWHNCWTFVLTMAVQNGLAMLFAVLLAGRIRGAGLYRAIFFMPVVLSLVIVGFLWQLFLNPVWGAVDKLLAAAGLGALARPWLGDPHTALASLVLVNAWRWVGFPTIVFLAGIQSIPEDYLEAARLDGAGAATIFRRIVLPLLAPQVNIIVILTFIGAFNWFELPYVMEGVTGEPFHSTDVLGLLFYRSAFGAVDTGNPDVGLGSAIAVVMFVLILVTSGLGAVYLRRREIEA from the coding sequence TTGTGGGTCGCGGCGTGCCTCGCGCCGGCGCTCCTGCTGTTCAGCGCGTTCGTCGCGTATCCCGTGCTGACGGCGATGGCGTACGCCTTCGCCCGCTGGGACGGCATCGTGCGCGTCGGTTTCGCCGGGTTCGAGAATTTCCACCGGTTGCTTGCGCAGTACCCGTACCGCGACCGGATGACCGGGGCGTTCTGGCACAACTGCTGGACTTTCGTGCTCACGATGGCCGTGCAAAACGGCCTGGCGATGCTGTTCGCGGTTCTCCTGGCCGGCCGGATCCGCGGTGCGGGCCTCTATCGCGCGATCTTTTTCATGCCGGTGGTGCTCTCGCTCGTCATCGTCGGGTTTCTCTGGCAGCTCTTCCTGAACCCGGTGTGGGGCGCCGTTGACAAGCTGCTGGCGGCGGCCGGGCTGGGGGCCCTGGCCCGGCCGTGGCTCGGAGACCCGCACACCGCCTTGGCCTCCCTGGTCCTGGTGAACGCCTGGCGGTGGGTCGGCTTTCCGACGATCGTCTTTCTCGCCGGCATTCAATCGATCCCGGAGGACTATCTCGAGGCCGCCCGCCTCGACGGCGCCGGGGCCGCGACGATCTTCCGGCGGATCGTGCTGCCGCTGCTCGCCCCGCAGGTGAACATCATCGTCATTCTCACGTTCATCGGCGCCTTCAACTGGTTCGAGCTGCCCTACGTCATGGAAGGCGTGACCGGCGAGCCGTTCCACAGCACCGACGTGCTGGGGCTGCTCTTCTACCGGTCGGCGTTCGGCGCCGTCGACACCGGCAACCCCGACGTCGGCCTCGGCTCGGCGATCGCGGTCGTCATGTTTGTGCTGATCCTCGTGACGAGCGGGCTCGGCGCCGTGTACCTGCGGCGGCGGGAAATCGAGGCGTGA
- a CDS encoding carbohydrate ABC transporter permease: MRAPGTPGGVIVRAAPRPGIRGAGPAAAAVLTQALLAANALLVVLPLVFMVLSSLKSTREIFQRPFALPLAPRWDNYTQLWSAAHFALYFRNSVVVTVASMALILTTGTLAAFALGRYRFRGNDLVYLFFLSGIMVPIRLAIIPLFIMMRDLRLLDTLASLVLVYAASGLPSAVFILTGFFRALPQDLDSAARIDGAGEAAILLRVLLPLVRPALAIVTVYNIIPIWNDFFFPLVFTHAERVKTVPLGLTVFFGEYATNWAALFAGLTLSAAPVLLLYVLMSRQFIKGLTAGAVKG, encoded by the coding sequence GTGAGGGCGCCCGGCACGCCGGGCGGCGTCATCGTCCGCGCGGCCCCCCGTCCGGGGATCCGGGGCGCCGGTCCCGCCGCGGCCGCCGTGCTGACGCAGGCGCTGCTCGCCGCGAACGCCCTCCTGGTCGTGCTGCCGCTCGTCTTCATGGTGCTCTCCTCGCTCAAGAGCACGCGCGAGATTTTCCAGCGGCCGTTCGCCCTCCCGCTCGCCCCGCGCTGGGACAACTACACGCAGCTGTGGAGCGCCGCCCACTTCGCGCTCTACTTCCGGAACAGCGTCGTGGTGACGGTCGCGTCCATGGCGCTGATCCTGACCACGGGCACGCTCGCGGCGTTCGCGCTCGGGCGGTACCGCTTCCGCGGCAACGACCTCGTGTACCTGTTCTTCCTGAGCGGGATCATGGTGCCGATCCGGCTCGCCATTATCCCGCTGTTCATCATGATGCGCGATCTGCGACTCCTCGACACGCTCGCGTCGCTGGTGCTGGTGTACGCCGCGTCCGGGCTGCCGAGCGCCGTCTTCATTCTGACCGGGTTCTTTCGGGCGCTGCCGCAGGACCTCGACAGCGCGGCCCGCATCGACGGCGCGGGCGAAGCGGCGATTCTGCTGCGCGTCCTGCTGCCGCTCGTCCGGCCGGCGCTCGCGATCGTCACGGTGTACAATATCATCCCGATCTGGAACGACTTCTTCTTCCCGCTGGTCTTCACCCACGCCGAGCGGGTGAAGACCGTGCCCCTCGGGCTCACGGTGTTCTTCGGGGAATACGCCACCAACTGGGCCGCGCTGTTCGCCGGCCTGACCCTCTCGGCGGCCCCCGTGCTGCTGCTGTACGTCCTCATGTCGCGGCAGTTCATCAAGGGCCTGACGGCCGGCGCCGTCAAAGGGTAG
- a CDS encoding alpha/beta hydrolase: protein MKEAAGISRQPVARIADRWFPLSADGVTVRVPLFATGDPLGAHRGVTRFVVIINGTLRNADVYFASAVAAAEAAGADPGHVLIAAPQFLAAPDAEAFPLDGDVPHWTTEGWKIGDGAVHPERGPSSYAVLDALLAAAPDRARFPALRTVVVAGHSAGGQFVHRYVASNRAHAALRAAGLAVRYVVANPSSYLYFDDRRLTAAGTLAPYPRETCADVNRYRYGVERPNEYVGAALAALGGGPAGVEALGREYGGREVAYLLGEADSDPNSDSLDKSCAAAAQGPTRLERGRRYFRYIQMLLGPEVLATHSLHVVPGVGHDHREIFLSACGLRLLFGDGRCHPNYN, encoded by the coding sequence GTGAAAGAAGCGGCCGGTATCTCCCGCCAGCCCGTCGCGCGCATCGCCGACCGGTGGTTTCCGCTGAGCGCGGACGGCGTGACCGTCCGCGTGCCTCTCTTCGCCACCGGCGATCCGCTCGGCGCGCATCGCGGCGTGACGCGGTTCGTCGTGATCATCAACGGCACGCTCCGCAACGCCGACGTCTACTTCGCGAGCGCCGTCGCGGCCGCGGAAGCCGCGGGTGCGGACCCCGGGCACGTCCTCATCGCGGCGCCGCAGTTTCTGGCCGCGCCGGACGCCGAGGCGTTCCCGCTCGACGGCGACGTCCCGCACTGGACCACCGAAGGCTGGAAGATCGGCGACGGCGCCGTGCACCCGGAGCGCGGGCCGAGTTCGTATGCCGTGCTCGACGCGCTTCTGGCGGCCGCGCCGGACCGCGCCCGGTTCCCCGCGCTGCGCACGGTGGTCGTCGCCGGCCACTCCGCGGGCGGCCAGTTCGTCCACCGGTACGTCGCGTCGAATCGCGCGCACGCGGCGCTGCGCGCGGCCGGTCTCGCGGTCCGGTACGTCGTCGCCAATCCCTCGTCGTATCTCTATTTCGACGATCGCCGCCTGACCGCCGCGGGGACCCTGGCTCCGTACCCCCGGGAGACGTGCGCGGACGTCAATCGGTACCGCTACGGGGTCGAAAGGCCAAACGAGTACGTCGGCGCCGCCCTCGCCGCCCTCGGCGGGGGCCCGGCCGGGGTGGAGGCGCTCGGGCGCGAGTACGGTGGACGGGAGGTCGCCTACCTGCTCGGAGAGGCGGATTCGGATCCCAACAGTGACTCGCTCGACAAGTCGTGCGCGGCCGCGGCGCAGGGGCCGACGCGGCTCGAGCGGGGGCGGCGCTACTTCCGGTACATCCAGATGCTGCTCGGTCCGGAGGTACTCGCGACGCACTCGCTGCACGTCGTGCCGGGCGTCGGGCACGATCACCGGGAGATATTCCTGTCGGCGTGCGGCCTGCGCCTGCTGTTCGGCGACGGACGCTGCCATCCTAACTATAACTAA
- a CDS encoding threonine/serine dehydratase translates to MTAPIVSPDDIRRARGVIAGRVHRTPLLSSAQLGGRTRTRLFLKAENLQKTGSFKPRGVLNKLHHLTPAEKRRGLITISAGNHAQALAYGAAAEGLRCVVVMPAGASETKIAASRAYGAEVIVGGTMHEAFEKVYELRDARGLTLVHPFDDPLIIAGQGTVGLEVLDDLPEVDVVLVPIGGGGLISGVAAAIKGARPSARVIGVEPEGAPTLTEALRAGTPVRLASVATIADGLTAPMAGEHTLAHVRALVDDVVLVSEDDLARGVGAVLQFAKLLAEPAGAAGVAALLSGRVAVPPEARVVAVLSGGNVDLPRLRDLL, encoded by the coding sequence GTGACCGCTCCGATCGTTTCCCCCGACGACATCCGCCGCGCGCGCGGGGTGATCGCCGGCCGCGTGCACCGGACGCCGCTGCTGTCGTCGGCCCAGCTCGGGGGGCGGACCCGGACGCGGCTGTTTCTCAAGGCCGAGAATTTGCAGAAGACCGGGTCCTTCAAGCCGCGCGGCGTGCTCAACAAGCTGCACCACCTCACGCCGGCGGAGAAGCGGCGCGGCCTCATCACGATCTCGGCCGGCAACCACGCGCAGGCGCTCGCCTATGGGGCGGCCGCCGAGGGCCTGCGCTGCGTCGTCGTGATGCCCGCGGGCGCGAGCGAGACGAAGATCGCGGCGAGCCGCGCCTACGGCGCCGAGGTCATCGTCGGGGGCACGATGCACGAGGCGTTCGAGAAGGTGTACGAGCTGCGCGACGCGCGCGGCCTCACGCTCGTCCACCCCTTCGACGACCCGCTCATCATCGCCGGGCAGGGCACGGTCGGGCTCGAGGTTCTCGACGACCTGCCGGAGGTGGACGTCGTCCTCGTGCCCATCGGCGGCGGCGGACTGATCTCCGGCGTCGCGGCCGCGATCAAGGGCGCGCGGCCGTCGGCCCGGGTGATCGGGGTGGAGCCGGAGGGCGCGCCGACGTTGACCGAGGCGCTGCGGGCCGGGACGCCGGTGCGCCTCGCGAGCGTGGCCACGATCGCGGACGGGCTGACGGCACCGATGGCCGGCGAGCACACGCTCGCACACGTGCGGGCGCTCGTCGACGACGTGGTCCTCGTGTCCGAGGACGACCTCGCCCGCGGCGTCGGCGCCGTGCTCCAGTTCGCCAAGCTGCTGGCGGAGCCGGCGGGGGCGGCCGGCGTGGCCGCGCTGCTGTCGGGACGCGTCGCGGTGCCTCCGGAGGCGCGGGTCGTGGCGGTGCTGAGCGGCGGCAACGTCGACCTGCCGCGGCTGCGCGACCTCCTCTGA